The following are encoded together in the Novipirellula artificiosorum genome:
- a CDS encoding sulfatase-like hydrolase/transferase: protein MLKFSSLLALIGCVMSSPVSATEESRPNILFILVDDLGYADLGCQGSKEIRTPHIDALAASGLRFTDAYVTAPQCGPSRAGIMTGVHQARFGYVDNEDNHGLPDQHILPLMPEYLKQAGYRTGLVGKWHLGQGTESMLSNTERDEYRKVRKVDAFSQERVEAAKPWKRGFDEGLFFVGGGGNYFPFRSKASNASGSKYFTFNGPNQKPEPFRREANAFKTDVLTDAAIDFIGSKDKNPWFLYLSYTAPHTPLDAKPKDIAANNHIKDPKRRTYAGMMTCLDYNIGRLLDQLDQQGARKNTLVVFLSDNGGPTGPNTSRNDPFSGVKGDVYEGGIRVPMIASWPGTLAKGKVVSDPVISLDLLPTFTAVAGRKAQHPLLEGKNLLPWLTGKTECPGDEFYWSWRGNFNAVRMGTLKEIRNGKPVKAVDGTAIPAHNFVDLATNPRELAGEHALNDEDKKTRLSTALDAWLSSVKEDAGKLTPNSRTSTRM from the coding sequence ATGCTGAAATTTTCATCACTACTTGCCCTCATAGGCTGTGTAATGTCCTCACCTGTGTCGGCAACAGAAGAGAGCCGCCCCAATATCCTCTTCATTTTGGTGGATGACCTTGGGTATGCAGACCTGGGCTGTCAGGGCAGCAAGGAGATCCGCACGCCTCACATCGACGCTCTTGCAGCTTCAGGCCTTCGCTTCACCGATGCTTATGTCACCGCTCCTCAATGTGGGCCGTCGCGAGCCGGTATCATGACCGGTGTTCACCAGGCCCGTTTCGGGTATGTGGATAACGAAGATAACCACGGCCTTCCCGACCAGCACATTCTTCCCCTCATGCCCGAGTACCTCAAGCAGGCGGGGTACCGGACCGGTTTGGTCGGGAAGTGGCACCTCGGTCAGGGCACGGAATCCATGTTGAGCAACACGGAGCGAGACGAATACCGCAAGGTCAGGAAAGTGGATGCTTTCTCGCAAGAGCGTGTGGAGGCCGCCAAACCCTGGAAACGAGGGTTCGATGAAGGGCTGTTTTTCGTCGGTGGCGGCGGCAACTACTTCCCCTTCCGCTCAAAAGCGTCGAATGCTTCTGGCTCCAAGTACTTCACGTTCAACGGCCCTAATCAGAAACCTGAACCGTTTAGGCGTGAAGCCAATGCATTCAAGACGGATGTCCTTACCGACGCGGCGATCGACTTCATCGGTAGTAAGGATAAGAATCCTTGGTTTCTTTATCTTTCCTACACCGCACCTCACACACCACTGGATGCCAAGCCAAAGGACATTGCGGCCAACAATCACATCAAGGATCCGAAACGGCGTACCTATGCCGGGATGATGACGTGCCTGGATTACAACATTGGGCGGCTACTCGATCAGCTTGATCAGCAGGGCGCTCGCAAAAACACCCTAGTGGTCTTTCTCAGCGACAATGGCGGGCCAACAGGCCCGAACACCTCTCGCAACGATCCGTTTTCCGGCGTGAAAGGCGATGTCTATGAAGGGGGCATCCGGGTGCCGATGATTGCATCCTGGCCCGGTACACTTGCAAAGGGCAAGGTCGTCTCAGACCCTGTCATCTCCCTTGACCTCCTTCCGACGTTTACGGCAGTGGCTGGCAGGAAGGCGCAGCATCCCCTTCTGGAAGGGAAGAACCTTCTGCCCTGGCTCACCGGCAAGACCGAATGCCCGGGCGACGAGTTCTATTGGTCCTGGCGTGGGAACTTCAACGCCGTGCGCATGGGAACGCTGAAAGAGATCCGAAATGGAAAGCCTGTCAAAGCCGTCGATGGCACAGCCATCCCCGCTCACAATTTTGTCGACCTTGCGACCAACCCCAGGGAGTTGGCGGGTGAACATGCGCTGAACGATGAGGACAAGAAAACGCGATTATCAACCGCCCTCGACGCATGGCTCAGTTCGGTGAAAGAAGATGCGGGCAAACTGACCCCGAACAGCAGAACTTCAACTAGAATGTGA
- a CDS encoding alpha-L-rhamnosidase-related protein, whose product MKRFLSLIVALLLTSSSAPDHCAAATFIEAASCWPDTGGDDLNRRVGFRVALQRLPPGSVLRIATSGLYRASVDGQFVGHGPARAGHGHFRIDEWSLDSSASSGTSVVAIEVAASTARSFYMVKQQPFLQAEVVCDGKVLAATPGFQAIDLHPVVVRKVPRYSYQRTFTEVFQPTPGWNAAWRSVAEWDGPVMKLAQTPSFPLAERGVPYPKFKVIDSTSVASGTFRVLPKPPKRRYYGFHPENFGDFPQQELQARPDLMMSSLQPTSLDPGPTGDLIQPGTFHLHDFGKNLSGFLGFRLRAERPAKLLVTFDELRTGPKETVDPHRMKCVNAILIELPAGTYTIETIEPYTLRYLQLHALDGAVTLEGNYLRELAHPHAGRATFASSDPRLDRIFTAAGQTFRQNATDIFMDCPSRERAGWLCDSFFTARVEANLTGAMAVERNFLENYAQPAKFPGLVSGMLPMCYPMDPNEGRYIPNWAMWFVLQLEEYEARTGDRALVDQLRPKVEALFDFFKRFENSDGLLENLEEWVFVEWSEANNLVQDVNYPSNMLYAAALDSASKLFGREDWRVKADALRSTINDQAFDGTFYRDHAVRRPDGELDIRPDRTEVCQYYAFFFLVATPESRPKLWRTLVEEFGPHRRETKAHPEIYPCNQLPGNMLRIEILSRERETASIYDEAIGYWHSMAMTTGTLWEHDQPTASCNHGFASHAAVVLYRDILGIRSIDYQEKSIVFFLPDNPLRHCRGSLPTPDGDIIVEWNRDGGDPKIALPPGWSDQLPGGNYTH is encoded by the coding sequence ATGAAAAGATTTCTCAGCTTGATAGTGGCATTACTCTTAACCTCATCGAGCGCACCGGATCACTGCGCTGCGGCGACCTTTATCGAGGCTGCGTCGTGTTGGCCGGACACAGGCGGAGATGACCTCAACCGGCGGGTCGGTTTTCGTGTCGCCCTCCAGCGGCTTCCACCCGGCAGCGTTCTGCGGATCGCCACCTCTGGACTCTATCGCGCCAGCGTTGATGGGCAATTTGTCGGCCACGGCCCCGCTCGTGCCGGACACGGACATTTTCGCATCGACGAATGGTCATTGGACTCCAGTGCAAGCTCCGGTACGTCAGTCGTGGCCATCGAGGTGGCGGCCAGCACGGCGCGTAGCTTCTACATGGTCAAGCAGCAGCCCTTTCTGCAAGCCGAGGTCGTGTGCGACGGCAAAGTGCTTGCCGCGACCCCGGGCTTCCAGGCCATTGACCTGCATCCGGTGGTGGTGCGCAAGGTGCCACGCTACAGCTATCAACGGACGTTTACCGAGGTGTTCCAGCCGACACCGGGATGGAACGCCGCGTGGCGCTCGGTGGCAGAATGGGACGGACCGGTGATGAAGCTGGCCCAGACGCCCTCTTTCCCCCTCGCAGAGCGCGGCGTGCCATATCCAAAGTTCAAGGTGATTGATTCCACGTCCGTTGCCAGTGGAACCTTTCGCGTGCTTCCCAAGCCGCCGAAACGCCGTTACTACGGGTTCCATCCAGAGAACTTTGGCGACTTTCCTCAGCAGGAGCTTCAGGCACGTCCCGATCTGATGATGAGTTCACTGCAACCAACGTCGCTCGATCCCGGACCGACCGGAGACTTGATTCAACCGGGAACATTTCACCTCCATGACTTTGGAAAAAATCTCTCCGGCTTTCTCGGCTTTCGACTGCGCGCCGAGCGACCCGCCAAGCTGCTGGTCACGTTCGACGAATTGCGCACCGGTCCGAAAGAGACCGTCGATCCGCACCGCATGAAGTGCGTCAACGCCATCCTCATCGAACTGCCCGCAGGAACCTATACGATCGAAACGATTGAACCCTACACGCTTCGTTACCTGCAACTCCATGCACTCGACGGAGCCGTTACTCTCGAAGGTAACTATCTCCGTGAATTGGCCCATCCCCACGCCGGCCGCGCCACCTTCGCGTCCTCTGATCCACGTCTCGATAGGATCTTCACAGCGGCAGGCCAGACTTTCCGACAAAACGCCACGGACATCTTCATGGACTGCCCAAGCCGCGAAAGAGCTGGCTGGCTTTGCGATTCGTTTTTTACTGCTCGAGTTGAGGCGAACCTCACTGGCGCCATGGCCGTCGAACGAAACTTCCTCGAGAACTATGCGCAGCCAGCGAAGTTCCCAGGCCTCGTCTCCGGTATGCTACCGATGTGCTACCCAATGGATCCTAACGAGGGCCGTTACATTCCGAACTGGGCCATGTGGTTTGTTTTACAGCTAGAGGAGTACGAAGCCCGTACCGGCGACCGCGCACTTGTCGATCAGCTTCGCCCGAAGGTTGAGGCGTTGTTTGACTTCTTTAAGCGGTTCGAAAACTCGGACGGCCTGCTTGAAAATCTCGAAGAGTGGGTCTTTGTCGAATGGTCTGAGGCGAACAATCTGGTGCAGGATGTCAATTACCCGTCCAACATGCTTTATGCTGCTGCGCTCGATTCCGCGTCGAAGCTCTTTGGTCGTGAGGATTGGCGGGTGAAAGCCGATGCCCTTCGCTCAACGATCAACGATCAAGCCTTTGACGGAACCTTCTATCGCGACCATGCCGTGCGGCGGCCTGATGGCGAGCTCGACATTCGCCCCGATCGTACAGAAGTCTGCCAGTACTACGCATTTTTCTTTCTCGTCGCCACGCCTGAGAGCCGACCCAAGCTCTGGAGGACGCTGGTCGAAGAGTTTGGTCCACATCGGCGCGAGACCAAGGCCCACCCGGAGATCTATCCCTGCAACCAGCTCCCCGGAAACATGCTGCGTATCGAAATCCTTTCGCGCGAGCGTGAAACGGCCAGCATCTATGACGAAGCGATCGGCTATTGGCACAGCATGGCCATGACGACAGGGACTCTCTGGGAACACGATCAGCCGACTGCCTCATGCAACCACGGCTTTGCCTCGCATGCCGCAGTGGTGCTTTACCGAGACATCTTGGGCATTCGGTCCATTGATTACCAAGAGAAAAGCATCGTCTTTTTCCTGCCCGACAATCCGCTTCGCCATTGTCGCGGTTCGTTGCCGACCCCCGACGGTGACATCATCGTCGAGTGGAACCGCGATGGTGGCGACCCCAAGATTGCCCTGCCTCCTGGCTGGAGCGACCAGTTGCCGGGTGGGAATTACACCCACTGA